The Penicillium psychrofluorescens genome assembly, chromosome: 2 nucleotide sequence TGTGGGCAATCATCTTTCAGCTATCCATTGGGGCGACTGGATTTGTTTTGGCGTCGGAAATTGCCACAATGCGTCTTCGTGGTGCAACCCAGGGACTGGTCACCATTGCAAATGCGGTCTGGGGGCTTATCATGCAATTTACCATCCCCTATATGGTGAGAGATGACGGGCATTGATTTACATATATTTTGCTAACGACTCCCACAGATCAACCCTGATGCAGGAAACTTGGGTGGCAAAGTCGGATTCATCTTCTTGGGGACGGGGATTATTGCTGCAATTGGAGGATGGTTCTTATACCCGGAAACAAAGGTAAGACCTTTTTATTACTTCCGCGGATTTTACTAAGTCATGGCACTAGGGAATTTCGTTTGAGAGACTCGATGAACTATATGCGCTAAAGGTGGCACCCCGACATTTTAAGCGGATGGCAATTCAGACAGGCCGAGTTGAGGAGAGCCAAAAAGGGGAGAGCTTGCATGTTGAATAACCAGTTCAAGAGTTGTCGATTCTGCCAGGGTAAATCTCCAACTACCCCGCTCGCTCGCTATCTCGATTACGCAACCGTAGGCGGCTAGTTATACCTTCAAACCCTTGGTCGGGATACAAGTTTGACCTTCTACGTAGAGTAAGGCAGCTTGAATAATATGCTACGAGCAGATGTTAAGATGGCAATCTGCGCAGGTCCACGTTGTGGGGGGTGTCGATGCGACGAATTCGGGCGCCTTTGGCATCTCACCAATGAACGGCCATGCCGAGCCGGCGCATAGTCGGCTACTGGGAGATAACTCAAGAAAGCTTGAGGTTACTAAGCCAAAGTGAAACATGGCGTTCTTTTGCATCCGACGTGCCTAGGCATGTATTTATTCTTAAGAGAGTGTTTCCCCAGAACTCATCCCAGTACACTTCATTCATAATCCCATCGTATCTTGCCACATTGCCAAATATGGGGTCAGCCGAGATCGACTGGCGCCAGAAGGTAGCCAATAAACGAGAGACATGCTGTGAAGCCATACCGAAAGAATGGAGACTCTCGGATGAGTTGAAATCCACCTTCCAATATCCACTGTCAGAGAACAAAAACGACTTTGTTGGCAACGAGACAATTCGCAAATCTGGTATCTTGACCGAACAAGAGTTGACTATCACTGAAGATTACACGGTGTCTCAACTTCTGGCAGCACTCAGTCAAGGTACACTGTCCGCTTTGGAAGTCACACTCGCGTTTTCCAAACGCGCTGCTATTGCGCAACAATTGGTATGGCCATAGATTCATTTGTACCCGACCAATGTTTAATAATTCACAAATGGCTAGGTGTCATGCCTTACAGAGACGATGTTCACCCAAGCCAGAGAAAGAGCCCAATGGCTCGATGAGCAAAAGGCACAGGGCAAGACAGTTGGACCGCTCCATGGTCTTCCGGTGAGCATCAAAGACTCTTTCCATGTCAATGGCACTCAGGCAACCATTGGAATGGTTGCTTTTCTCGATGAGACCTCGACGACCAATTCACCTTTGGTTGATCTTCTCTTGAAACTGGGAGCCGTGATCTATGTGAAAACAAACGTGCCTCAGACAATGATGGTACGTTTCTCCTATACCGTTCCCAAAGACCCTAAATTACTTAGAATGACCGGGGTATCTAGACCTGCGAGTGTGAAAACAATGTTTTCGGGCGTACTTTAAACCCACGGAACACGTTGCTTGGTCCAGGAGGATCCAGTGGTGGCGAAGGTGCTTTGGTGGCTCTCCGAGGCTCACCTTTGGGTGTGGGAACTGATGTTGGCGGTTGGATATTTCCAAACATTCCATGCAGGCTTGAGTTTCTAACCTACTTTTAGGCTCGATCAGAATCCCTGCTTTGTGCTGTGGAACATACGGTTTCCGTCCCAGTACCGGCCGGATTCCCAACGGAGGTACGAGAATCTGCACAACCAGCGGCCTGAAGTTTATACTGTCCTGTGCTGGGCCGCTCGCCATGGATATGGATGCCCTGGAGATCTTCTGCCGAGAAGTTATTGATGGACAGCCTGCCCTATATGACTCCACCGTTATTGATGTGCCCTGGCGACGAATTGCGTCCAAACCGACCCTCCGAATTGGAGTTTTGCCCGAGAGTCTGGTGTATCCTCTCCATCCGCCTGTCAAACGAGTGTTGGGCGAAGCAGCCCGCGTCTTGGAAGCGCAGGGTCATGAAATAATTACCCTGGATGCAGCTGAGTGTCACTTCGAAGAGATCAACGAGGTAGCTTGGAACCTCTTTGGCCTGGACCCTAACGCTGCTCAACTGatcgcggcggcgggtgaGCCTTTCGCGCCTGCAATCTTGTATATGAAGCAGCAGGCAGAAGCACTGCAACAGGTCCAGAAAAGCACCCTGGGAAACATTGAAGGCCTGGACCGTATGGGCAAACTAGCGCTTCTAAACACCCGACGAGCAGGGTTTCGAGAGGTTTGGAGGAAGATGTGGCTGCGACTTAACCTGGACATTTGTTTGGCACCAGGCGCGCAGGGGACGGCTGTTCCTCATGACAAGTATGGCTTGTCACCATATACCTGTTTGCTGAATTTTCTTGATGTGAGTAGAAAGGTGACCCTCTTTGGGGCAAAAGACTGACCATGGTGCTCTGCAGTATCCCTCGTGCATTATTCCTTACGGGAAAGCAGGAGAGGCAGATGCGAACTCTACTTTCGAACTTCATTCGGGCCAGGCTGCACCACCATGTAGGGATTCCGTCTGCTTTGCCTTTAATATTACTGATCAAGACTACTATAGATGATTTTAAAACCCTTCAAGGCGCGCCGTGTGCAATCCAGGTTTTCACTCCGACCATGCGAGATGAAGAGTGTCTTGAAATGACCAAGACAATCGATAACTGTCTCAAACACTAGGCATAATGGCATTTTGGCTCTATTTGAGATTCATTCACCTTGCTTCGAAAATTAGAGTTCACTGTCTATTTTGACGAAATTTAGAGCCGAACCACAATTCATTGTTCATTGTCTGAAAATCAACTTGACACTAATTCCGCCATAATACTATAACAAGATAGCTGTAGGTGGGACTAGCTAGATTGCACCTAACGGGAAGAGACCAATTCTTCAGATTAGGATCAACTGAGGTCGAGTGGCGAATGGCAGGAAAACGAGGTCAGCTGGGGATTTGCGGCGAATGTCCCGATCATGCCTAAGACGGAGATTAGATGGCGAACAAGAGATCGAGGAGAAATACTAACCAGAGACAGCCCCATACATCCCCAGTCCGCACATAGACAATGAAGCCAAAAAGTAGATGACGTGCCAAATGTTAATTGAGACTTGAAATAGACCGCCAGCGAAAAAGCCGCGGATCCATCTCTTGACACCAGTTGCATTTCTGTTGACTTGCCCTGTAATTGGGTCAAATCCTTCGCCCTGTTCCACTTGGACTGCGTTTTTCTGGACATCGAAGCCCAGCGCAAACAAAGGAGGCAGCGTGTAGGACAGATTCAGGAGCAGCGATGCAGACATGACACTAACAAAGCCGAAGTAATCCGGAATAGCAGCGGCAATGATAAACGCAATGATCCACCAGACCGGAACCAAGAGGCCGTAGATGATCTTGCCACGCCGGGTTGTAAGCGGTGGTGCTTTCAATATATCAAGCAAGATGTTGTTGTAGACGACTTTGATACCAATGTTGCCATAAAGAccgccggcgatgagagcAGCAATCAACGTGATCATGTTTCCGACAGTTTGCCATGAGTAGACACTGATACCTTGGTAGGCCGGAGCGTAGGAATACTGTCCTTGGAAATGATAGATGACACAACCGTAGGTGAGATAAAGGCTGTAGATGAAGGCCTGTGCAAGCCACATGGCTTTAATAAAGTCGCGAGGGCGCTTCATCTCAGCCATGAACTCCACAAACAGCTGGGCCCCCGCATATGCGAGCACTCCGTTTAGCATGCCGTTGATTGAGCCAACAAGGCCGTCGGGGGGGATATTGGTGTAGTGCATAACGGGAGGGTATGTCCCGTTCACTTTCGTGATACTCGCTGGATCTACCGATGCACCTGATGATCCTAACCCCGCGACAGAGTAGTTCGGCTCGGAATTCGCCAGAACACCCATGGTCATAAAAATGACGAAGATGTTGAGCCACACGCAAAGGTTTGCGACCCATCCATACGCTCTAAGAGTCCGGATCtgcgtgatgaagaagcctgcaatggcgaagatggccggGCAGACGGCGTAGCACAGCTTGAACTTCGACATCTGAGAAATGTTTTGGCCAAATTGGAGTGTGACCTGGCCCACCAGCAGGAGCAATGAAAGACCCTGTAAGACGTTGGTCACGTAGCGACCACCGCGGCCCCACGTCCTAAAACCAAGATCGCCATAGTTCTTGGCCGGGAATTGATGGCTGTCGACACCACAGAAGACGCGCCAGATGAGATACCCAGAGTAACCGACCATCAAGCCGAAAACCGTGTAGAACGCGATGCCTATTATTTAATCAATAAACCGGACATATACAGACGTGGTGTAAGTATATTTGGCTCACCTGGTCCCCACCCCAATGTTCCCATTGCGAAACCAGATCCATACGGTCCCAGGATGTCAGTTGTAATCAAATAGAAGCCTGTTGCTACTGTCAGATCCGAAGCAGTTTCACACATCTTGTTCTGCACTCACAAGCACCCCATCCAGCGGACCTGGCCGAACGGCTTGCATTGAGCCACTCTTCATCCGTGATAAGAATTCTCCTCTCGGGGTTGGTGAAATCCTCCTCCGTCAGGTGGGTGGTGGGCACGACATCTTGCTCACCCTCGTGCTTCTTCCTGAGCAGCCGGCGTATATCCATGACGGGAGCCTCCAGagtctcctcctcttctctGGTCTTCTGCGCATAGTAGTTGTACTCCTCGAACGTGACATTCGAATCGTATGGAATGCGGGCTTGCGGTTTGATGAGCGTGCTCGCCGGCACCTCAGAAGTGCTATACCGAGGAGGGTCGGAGGACCCTGGCTTTTCGGCCAGCTTTTCGTCCATGACTTCTGGATTCCGATAGCAACGAAACTATTGTGCGCAAAAGTTCACGAGCGTCCTTTTTTTCAAGAAAAAGGAGGCGACGGCTGGGATCTTATGCGGAGAACAACACGGTTCCAGTAATGGTCCGAGCCCGAGAAACCCGGGGCTAAGCGTCCCAACTGGGCCGTGCAGGATAATGCTTTTTTTCCAATTACGGGGCCCATATTACAAACTTCGGTCGGAGTCTTGTCGGCCAGCGACAAGCAACGATAAGCTCTACGCCTGTTACGTACCTGCCTGTTATCGTTTTCTCCGAAAGATTCATTAATTCGAATAATCAGATCTCAAACTCCGACTATGTAGAAGGGCGGAACGCCTGAGAAAAGCGGAACGCCTGATGATCGGTCAGTTGCTGTCGCATCGGCTAGTTAACTCCGTGATAAGGACAGGGGGGTCAGGACCGGGTGCCTGGTGGGGAAAGAGGCCCAAGCGGGAGGCGACATTGGTTACTGTACGGTAGTACCAGCTGTGCGAAGCCACTTTTTCTTTCAACCACGGGGCACTTTTAGTGCTTGAATTTAGACTAAGCCTTTTCGCCAATTTCCGGCGATATCCTCCCAAGGTTCTCTGCACACGTTGATCAAATCAAGAAGGTGCTTAACTGTAGTACCAGACTTGAGTCTCAAAGGTCGCGTGTTCACCGAATTATTTTCCAACATTATCAGGCAATAAATTCATTGATTGGGCCACACTATTGAAAATCACCGGCGCTGTTCTAAACCCGGCCGCTGGTTTCATTCTTATTTCAGAAACCGCTCAGCGCCCCAATAGTCCTCGCTGAGGCGCACAGATGTGAACCTCACCGGAGTACCAGCATCGTAAGCCTCCGCCATCTCTCCATTGCCTACATACATCGCCACATGATAGATGGTACTTGGATCGCTTTGGTTGCTCGCGTAGAAGATAAGGTCGCCCGCTTCCAGCTGCGCCTTGGAAACTCGTACGCCATGACCAGTAAAATCTGCCTGAGCATCGGCGTCCCGGGGAATGGTGATGCCATGCGCATGGTAGAGGGTGTGGGTGAACCCAGAGCAGTCAAAAGCGAAGCCTGATGCGCCGCCCCATAGATACGGTCGACCGACGAACAGCTTCGCCGCATTCACCAGACTCAGCTTGGATGGATATGGAATTTCAGACTCAGAGTCATAGACAGTTGCCTCGTGTGCTGGCAAGTAAGCTGAGCCACCGCTAGGAACTGCGACCTGGATGGCTTCCCCGGTATGGCCGAGGACTGGCAGTCTGGTGTCATAGCTGATTTCAATGAACTTTGATTTCATCTGGGCATCTCGATAGATGGCAGTAGTCGCGACCTTGTCAATCAGTGCAAATGGTTTGCTCGACTGCAGCCGACCATAGCCGGTGTCGAAGGACACCTGAGCAGAAGGGACCCAGCCGGGGTAGCCAAGGTTGTTCTTTGGGGTGGGCTCTCCAGGGACAGCAATTTCGTACCAGccattcttctcgtcgaGGATATCAACTCGGGCGCCATACAATGCCTGGGTTTGGGTGCGGCTGTCAGTGGTGAGATCGAGGTACTGTGAAACATTCATGGAATTCAGCCATTGCTCGATACGCGCCGGGTTCGTCAGGGCCAGCTGGTCTATGGCGCGCGGTTTGCTGGAATCGGTCCATAATGTTGCGACAGATACATCGATGTAGGCAGCCTGGGTGGCTGTGCGGGAGCGGGGAACATTCGACGCCGGGCTGGGGAGTGCAGAAGCAGCACCCAGAGCAAGTGCAATTGCAATATGTGTGGACAAAAATGATAACATGGTGTCTTAAAAGCTGTTCAGGCAACTTGGTTCAATCAATAGCTCGCCATGCTGGGATCCTTATGTATTGCAAAACACCTGACGCGCTCGTATAGAGCTTTGATTTGACGCTAACAGCATGAGGAGATCCTGCTTCGCAGTAATATCCCGGCTaggccatcatcttctccgtTCTCTCTCCGAGACCCACTTGTCCTGTTGCTCGGCACAAAGCTCTCCTAACTAAAAGAGAGTGGAGAAAGTGGATGCGACCGAATGCTTGAACTTAGGCCAGTGGCTCATAATTTTTCCGAAGTTGTTCATTGGTGAAAGATAGGAGTCGTCTCTCCGGCCAAGTGCAACACCCCGATTTCTGTCCGAAGAGGAGTGAAACTAGCGCACTATATGGCAGATTATGATCTTGGGGTACGAATTTCTTTGGTAAATTTAGCCAAGCGGATTTTTTCTATCAAAGGCAGACTGCGCCAGAATCGTTTATCGTGAGCAGCAGATCTTGAACTCCGGAGAGCATAGGAGAATATATCAGTGTGGGTGTATTTGTTGAATCGCTGAAATATTCTATGTAAGTGGGCCCTCTGTTAGAGCTTAACAATATCTGCATGTAATACTAGGCTGGAAATACGATAATTTCACCGATTCTCAAAAGAGCGTGCCCATGCGAGTGGAGTAATTAATATTTTCAAGTACCAAGGCATACGCAGTTCGGACCCTCTTGGCATCTTCTCACTTCCTTTTTATATCAACATCTTATCTTAAGCATTCACCTGGCTATCAATGGATCGCACCAGCACAATAAAGCCACAGCCCCCACCAGACTCGGTATTGGTGGAGAGGACAACTCGCAAGAATGGTGGACAGGTGGTGGTGTTCAACCAACACAGAGCAAGAACGTGGAATCCTCTCAGAATTATCGCTATTGCTTCTGTATCTATAACGATA carries:
- a CDS encoding uncharacterized protein (ID:PFLUO_002352-T1.cds;~source:funannotate), translating into MGSAEIDWRQKVANKRETCCEAIPKEWRLSDELKSTFQYPLSENKNDFVGNETIRKSGILTEQELTITEDYTVSQLLAALSQGTLSALEVTLAFSKRAAIAQQLVSCLTETMFTQARERAQWLDEQKAQGKTVGPLHGLPVSIKDSFHVNGTQATIGMVAFLDETSTTNSPLVDLLLKLGAVIYVKTNVPQTMMTCECENNVFGRTLNPRNTLLGPGGSSGGEGALVALRGSPLGVGTDVGGSIRIPALCCGTYGFRPSTGRIPNGGTRICTTSGLKFILSCAGPLAMDMDALEIFCREVIDGQPALYDSTVIDVPWRRIASKPTLRIGVLPESLVYPLHPPVKRVLGEAARVLEAQGHEIITLDAAECHFEEINEVAWNLFGLDPNAAQLIAAAGEPFAPAILYMKQQAEALQQVQKSTLGNIEGLDRMGKLALLNTRRAGFREVWRKMWLRLNLDICLAPGAQGTAVPHDKYGLSPYTCLLNFLDYPSCIIPYGKAGEADANSTFELHSGQAAPPYDFKTLQGAPCAIQVFTPTMRDEECLEMTKTIDNCLKH
- a CDS encoding uncharacterized protein (ID:PFLUO_002353-T1.cds;~source:funannotate) encodes the protein MDEKLAEKPGSSDPPRYSTSEVPASTLIKPQARIPYDSNVTFEEYNYYAQKTREEEETLEAPVMDIRRLLRKKHEGEQDVVPTTHLTEEDFTNPERRILITDEEWLNASRSARSAGWGACFYLITTDILGPYGSGFAMGTLGWGPGIAFYTVFGLMVGYSGYLIWRVFCGVDSHQFPAKNYGDLGFRTWGRGGRYVTNVLQGLSLLLLVGQVTLQFGQNISQMSKFKLCYAVCPAIFAIAGFFITQIRTLRAYGWVANLCVWLNIFVIFMTMGVLANSEPNYSVAGLGSSGASVDPASITKVNGTYPPVMHYTNIPPDGLVGSINGMLNGVLAYAGAQLFVEFMAEMKRPRDFIKAMWLAQAFIYSLYLTYGCVIYHFQGQYSYAPAYQGISVYSWQTVGNMITLIAALIAGGLYGNIGIKVVYNNILLDILKAPPLTTRRGKIIYGLLVPVWWIIAFIIAAAIPDYFGFVSVMSASLLLNLSYTLPPLFALGFDVQKNAVQVEQGEGFDPITGQVNRNATGVKRWIRGFFAGGLFQVSINIWHVIYFLASLSMCGLGMYGAVSG
- a CDS encoding uncharacterized protein (ID:PFLUO_002354-T1.cds;~source:funannotate); the protein is MLSFLSTHIAIALALGAASALPSPASNVPRSRTATQAAYIDVSVATLWTDSSKPRAIDQLALTNPARIEQWLNSMNVSQYLDLTTDSRTQTQALYGARVDILDEKNGWYEIAVPGEPTPKNNLGYPGWVPSAQVSFDTGYGRLQSSKPFALIDKVATTAIYRDAQMKSKFIEISYDTRLPVLGHTGEAIQVAVPSGGSAYLPAHEATVYDSESEIPYPSKLSLVNAAKLFVGRPYLWGGASGFAFDCSGFTHTLYHAHGITIPRDADAQADFTGHGVRVSKAQLEAGDLIFYASNQSDPSTIYHVAMYVGNGEMAEAYDAGTPVRFTSVRLSEDYWGAERFLK